Proteins encoded together in one Felis catus isolate Fca126 chromosome B3, F.catus_Fca126_mat1.0, whole genome shotgun sequence window:
- the NRG4 gene encoding pro-neuregulin-4, membrane-bound isoform isoform X1 — protein MKVSGEIPALPDTHPANLDWPLPPARPQDPDTEAGKPRPRPASRTHTCCLGSGFAWLCSGAGRSSRSRGSPVRPPAPSRLCRSLGSSAHRARGRARGLASAAYPGSRLRPRLPPSARAPPAAAERRRGCLGNSSLGGSGWRLQPGRGRGLGSHQGPNAARRRRGVDIPGFNVVVIGIISHTKMSFEQKK, from the exons ATGAAGGTCAGCGGTGAGATCCCAGCCCTCCCGGACACGCATCCTGCAAACCTCGACTGGCCCCTACCTCCGGCCCGGCCACAGGACCCGGACACAGAGGCGGGGAAGCCCCGGCCACGGCCGGCTTCGAGGACACATACCTGCTGCCTGGGCTCGGGATTCGCTTGGCTCTGCAGCGGTGCCGGCCGCAGCTCGCGCTCCCGGGGCTCCCCTgtccgcccccctgccccctcgcGGCTCTGCCGCTCCCTGGGCTCCTCCGCCCACCGCGCTCGGGGGCGCGCGCGCGGTCTCGCTTCGGCGGCTTACCCGGGCTCGCGCCTGCGCCCTCGCCTCCCGCCGTCCGCGCGCGCGCCCCCGGCGGCTGCGGAGCGGCGGCGCGGCTGTCTAGGAAACAGCAGTCTCGGCGGGTCCGGCTGGCGGCTGCAgccgggcagggggcgggggctgggcagCCACCAGGGCCCGAACGCAGCGCGCCGGCGCCGTGGCGTGG ATATACCCGGTTTTAACGTGGTTGTAATTGGCATAATATCCCATACCAAAATGTCTTTTGAG CAGAAGAAATAG
- the NRG4 gene encoding pro-neuregulin-4, membrane-bound isoform isoform X2 produces MKVSGEIPALPDTHPANLDWPLPPARPQDPDTEAGKPRPRPASRTHTCCLGSGFAWLCSGAGRSSRSRGSPVRPPAPSRLCRSLGSSAHRARGRARGLASAAYPGSRLRPRLPPSARAPPAAAERRRGCLGNSSLGGSGWRLQPGRGRGLGSHQGPNAARRRRGVDIPGFNVVVIGIISHTKMSFEKK; encoded by the exons ATGAAGGTCAGCGGTGAGATCCCAGCCCTCCCGGACACGCATCCTGCAAACCTCGACTGGCCCCTACCTCCGGCCCGGCCACAGGACCCGGACACAGAGGCGGGGAAGCCCCGGCCACGGCCGGCTTCGAGGACACATACCTGCTGCCTGGGCTCGGGATTCGCTTGGCTCTGCAGCGGTGCCGGCCGCAGCTCGCGCTCCCGGGGCTCCCCTgtccgcccccctgccccctcgcGGCTCTGCCGCTCCCTGGGCTCCTCCGCCCACCGCGCTCGGGGGCGCGCGCGCGGTCTCGCTTCGGCGGCTTACCCGGGCTCGCGCCTGCGCCCTCGCCTCCCGCCGTCCGCGCGCGCGCCCCCGGCGGCTGCGGAGCGGCGGCGCGGCTGTCTAGGAAACAGCAGTCTCGGCGGGTCCGGCTGGCGGCTGCAgccgggcagggggcgggggctgggcagCCACCAGGGCCCGAACGCAGCGCGCCGGCGCCGTGGCGTGG ATATACCCGGTTTTAACGTGGTTGTAATTGGCATAATATCCCATACCAAAATGTCTTTTGAG AAGAAATAG